One segment of Rhodopirellula baltica SH 1 DNA contains the following:
- a CDS encoding 3-keto-disaccharide hydrolase codes for MKLLSDACLAGVVVFFGFAAFLVGTVHGETFPSRLLGDWSLDLSTGEPAWMRVEEQSGKPVVSLRIYVGSLGPFHDVDVVDGRVKFDMAKKSKGKRVSTTSVNVGLVNGELDGVMVRTHAERESDRVTFTGTKISGMPADRPDLSKVQFGHPIALFNGKDLTGWVTHEPDKTNGWSVVDGVLQNNTPKTDFSATGDHANLKTLESFEDFWLHLEFLVESQRNSGVYLRGMYEAQVVDRDSRMQGIQGVGAIFGEIAPAKNAGRAGGEWQTYDITLVDRHVTVVLNGQKVIDNEPISRPTAGAIQTNPDEPGPIYLQGDHTNVSYRNLYLAPVISKE; via the coding sequence ATGAAGCTTCTTTCTGATGCTTGTTTGGCCGGCGTAGTCGTGTTCTTTGGCTTCGCGGCATTTCTGGTTGGGACGGTTCATGGCGAAACCTTTCCATCGAGGTTGCTTGGTGATTGGTCGCTGGACCTGTCTACAGGTGAACCGGCTTGGATGAGAGTGGAAGAGCAATCTGGCAAACCAGTTGTGTCGCTTCGAATCTATGTTGGTTCGCTGGGCCCCTTCCATGATGTCGACGTCGTTGATGGACGTGTCAAATTCGACATGGCTAAAAAGTCGAAAGGCAAACGCGTGAGCACGACTAGCGTGAACGTCGGATTGGTGAACGGTGAGTTGGATGGTGTGATGGTGAGAACACATGCAGAACGGGAATCGGATCGCGTGACGTTCACGGGGACGAAGATCTCCGGGATGCCTGCGGATCGTCCGGACCTTTCCAAGGTTCAGTTCGGACACCCAATTGCCCTTTTCAATGGCAAGGACCTGACCGGTTGGGTCACTCATGAGCCGGATAAAACGAATGGCTGGTCTGTGGTCGATGGCGTGCTGCAGAACAACACGCCGAAGACCGATTTCAGTGCGACCGGTGACCACGCCAATTTGAAGACACTGGAATCGTTCGAGGACTTTTGGTTGCACCTTGAATTTCTCGTTGAGTCACAACGCAATAGCGGCGTTTACTTGCGAGGCATGTACGAGGCTCAAGTGGTGGACCGTGACAGCCGGATGCAAGGCATCCAAGGGGTGGGGGCGATCTTCGGCGAGATTGCCCCAGCGAAGAATGCGGGGCGAGCTGGAGGCGAGTGGCAAACGTACGATATCACTTTGGTGGACCGTCACGTGACCGTGGTGCTCAATGGCCAGAAGGTCATCGACAACGAACCGATTTCTCGACCGACCGCGGGGGCGATTCAAACCAACCCAGATGAGCCAGGACCGATTTACCTGCAAGGCGACCACACCAACGTCTCATATCGCAATTTGTATTTGGCCCCGGTGATCAGTAAGGAATGA
- a CDS encoding DoxX family protein produces MKQRILLGSPKQVSYGLLALRVAFGCFMLVHGLQKVIGFSTISEGFPDPLGMGHQLSLVCAIATEVGCSILLILGLGTRVAVSGLAFTMFVALFLVHGSDPWKAKELAAVYLAVYTVIFITGPGEWSLDQVLSKQSEPRKS; encoded by the coding sequence ATGAAACAGCGAATCCTCCTCGGCTCACCCAAGCAAGTTTCCTATGGTTTGCTCGCCCTTCGCGTCGCTTTCGGCTGCTTCATGTTGGTTCACGGCCTGCAAAAAGTCATAGGGTTCTCAACGATCTCGGAAGGATTCCCCGACCCGCTTGGCATGGGACATCAATTGAGCCTCGTTTGTGCCATCGCCACAGAAGTCGGCTGTTCGATCCTATTGATTCTCGGCCTCGGAACACGCGTCGCCGTTTCGGGGCTCGCTTTCACGATGTTCGTCGCCTTGTTCTTGGTTCACGGCAGCGACCCTTGGAAGGCCAAAGAACTCGCCGCGGTCTACCTCGCAGTCTACACCGTGATTTTCATCACCGGCCCCGGCGAATGGTCCCTCGACCAAGTACTATCCAAACAAAGCGAACCGAGAAAAAGTTAA
- a CDS encoding DUF4132 domain-containing protein has product MVAQSEIAWVPGERDYKIGLCSGKLVCQNPKGKTLASLPKWLKESDAAESLKALAEWLDEHRSECVHTVERWMLRSLPVPCEVLQEVWADAIWRESLENLVVAPVDANGEPNFEKTGLLRDVDSKRGFGVIDLDGETQWHKSTGVMVPHPILIADLADLRELAGDLAISQTVDQLYRSVNQPTPTQASLKSISDYADGVFEQLNYALSHCRRLGYPVRGGYATCRVWENETMTEARYFVGDEYPESETYTGQLVFVDEGEKAVKIGDLGAVTFSEGVRMAAAIYAKRKVEDSPEESA; this is encoded by the coding sequence ATGGTTGCGCAATCGGAGATTGCTTGGGTACCGGGGGAACGTGATTACAAAATCGGACTTTGCTCCGGCAAACTCGTTTGCCAAAACCCAAAAGGCAAAACGCTTGCGTCCCTGCCGAAATGGTTGAAAGAGTCCGACGCGGCTGAATCTCTCAAGGCGCTCGCGGAATGGTTGGACGAACATCGAAGCGAATGCGTACACACGGTTGAACGCTGGATGCTTCGGTCGCTGCCGGTCCCCTGCGAGGTGCTGCAAGAAGTTTGGGCGGACGCGATCTGGCGGGAGAGCCTTGAAAACCTTGTGGTGGCACCGGTCGACGCCAATGGGGAACCCAACTTTGAAAAAACTGGTCTGCTACGCGACGTCGACTCAAAACGCGGGTTTGGTGTCATCGATCTGGATGGCGAGACCCAGTGGCACAAATCAACCGGCGTGATGGTTCCCCATCCCATTCTGATTGCTGACCTCGCAGATCTTCGCGAACTCGCCGGTGACCTGGCGATCTCCCAAACCGTTGATCAGCTCTATCGAAGCGTTAACCAACCCACACCGACACAAGCGAGTTTGAAATCGATCAGCGACTACGCCGACGGAGTGTTTGAGCAACTGAACTATGCGTTGTCTCACTGTCGACGACTGGGGTACCCCGTTCGTGGCGGCTACGCGACGTGCCGGGTTTGGGAAAACGAAACCATGACAGAAGCCCGCTATTTCGTTGGGGACGAATACCCTGAATCCGAAACCTATACGGGCCAATTGGTGTTCGTCGACGAAGGTGAAAAAGCAGTCAAGATCGGCGACCTCGGCGCAGTCACGTTCAGCGAAGGTGTTCGAATGGCGGCAGCAATCTACGCGAAGCGAAAAGTGGAAGATTCACCGGAGGAATCAGCATGA
- a CDS encoding ATP-binding protein: MAKKKSRTTTTSARSTPDGPTSDRRIQLPPAEVRYADELKALRESDNLPRPEGWSLSPQAVVDFICGSDGVKVGKTKATSCVISEKFVGSRDIVQRCVVTLAGERGLMMVGEPGTAKSMLGELLAVAISGTGSLAVQGTAGTTEDQIKYGWNYAMLLDRGPVHEALVPSPVMTAMRDGKVVRFEEITRCLPEVQDALISILSERRMMIPEMDQAGDDNANSVFASPGFSIIATANLRDRGVSEMSAALKRRFNFETIAPIADEVRERELVSTRAAALLAETGAQATVDQSLVELLVTVFRDLRNGRSDEGWQISRPSTVMSTAEAVAVATAITRECVFFPSGFDPVSRMPGHLLGVVMKDEAKDRERLLAYWDGPVRRRAEDGSPLWKRLVELRGVLEEE, translated from the coding sequence GTGGCAAAGAAAAAGTCCAGAACGACAACGACCTCCGCTCGTTCAACGCCTGATGGTCCAACGTCCGATCGCCGCATTCAATTGCCTCCCGCTGAAGTTCGATATGCAGACGAACTCAAAGCGCTTCGCGAATCGGACAACCTGCCGCGTCCCGAGGGTTGGTCCCTGTCTCCTCAAGCGGTCGTGGATTTCATCTGCGGCAGCGACGGAGTGAAGGTTGGCAAAACCAAGGCAACGTCGTGTGTGATTAGCGAAAAATTTGTGGGCTCGCGAGACATCGTGCAACGATGCGTTGTCACACTCGCTGGCGAACGCGGGTTGATGATGGTTGGTGAACCTGGCACCGCGAAATCCATGCTGGGTGAATTGCTTGCCGTGGCGATCAGTGGCACCGGATCATTGGCCGTCCAAGGGACCGCCGGAACCACCGAAGACCAAATCAAGTACGGTTGGAACTATGCGATGCTGCTTGATCGCGGCCCCGTTCACGAAGCACTTGTTCCTTCACCAGTCATGACCGCCATGCGAGACGGCAAAGTCGTTCGCTTTGAAGAAATCACGCGTTGCTTGCCGGAAGTCCAAGATGCTCTGATCTCCATCCTGAGTGAACGCAGAATGATGATTCCCGAGATGGACCAGGCCGGCGACGACAACGCAAACAGTGTTTTCGCGAGCCCTGGCTTTTCCATCATTGCGACTGCGAACCTCCGCGACCGAGGCGTGTCAGAGATGTCCGCCGCGTTGAAGCGGCGATTCAATTTTGAAACCATTGCCCCGATCGCTGATGAAGTCCGCGAACGTGAACTCGTTTCCACCCGGGCGGCAGCGTTGTTGGCGGAAACCGGCGCGCAGGCAACGGTGGACCAATCGCTCGTCGAATTGCTGGTCACCGTTTTTCGTGATTTGCGGAACGGACGCAGCGACGAGGGCTGGCAAATTTCGCGTCCGAGCACGGTCATGAGCACAGCCGAAGCGGTGGCCGTCGCGACAGCGATCACCCGCGAATGCGTCTTCTTCCCGAGTGGATTTGATCCCGTCTCTCGCATGCCGGGACACTTGCTTGGGGTGGTGATGAAAGACGAGGCAAAGGATCGCGAACGATTGCTGGCGTACTGGGACGGCCCCGTTCGTCGCCGCGCCGAAGACGGGTCCCCACTTTGGAAACGTTTGGTGGAACTGCGCGGCGTGCTGGAAGAAGAATAG
- a CDS encoding DUF5682 family protein, producing the protein MQPLLQSRTPWLIGVRHHSAALARAMPAMLNDFAPECLLVELPGDLQDWIEHLADPQTIAPVAISAVHPEHGLFFYPLADFSPEWVAIRWAKQRGIPVVACDLSVAAKSQLAHSDSEEPTDDVPGPFENHGHHDVVTTGLDELLRRCGETDTGGLWQRLVESPGFGSDHESIRRAGLMFGWAVRESSPVVSHRDLLREAAMRTAIRQAPAHSAAVVGAFHAAALLPSVIESSEEQDLQLLDGVSVESSASVGVSLVPYSFEQLDERSGYPAGVRDPVWHQRMLESSTAEQADAASAELVTAICRHLRKQGHVAGMPDACESLRMMRDLARLRGLPVAGRGEMVEAIQSCLVQGDLMGRGRAVASAAESVLIGHRTGCVTPLAPRCGLAVEIDDQLAALKLPGRESFGEDSHPTSPRSSNRYQRGSRSQRDSETKEIKLDVLRSPRDRARAVVLRRFNAAGIPYAVRVDEVQQGHRENLVERWQIGWQQGTSATIESVSRYGVTLRQVVEGMVRAVGKTPGQSEAEAETLPANILHRLQIATQCGLVTLARQALQQLSGSFRQAAGLSQLVEAITVITQIHAGQVPGLPSDKNAAYPPWVETFALPDAETQINELLQTCLQRLSGIGGSNDPADVMAIVDLLDWLTGDLQAVTLSGDQTSTSESCRVQIAHWCRRTQRTGSDRMRGAAAAALSRLDTSPDDFRATETGDQWTALTRGWLDSTGNREGRQRLQYALAGATQVLLPQMQSDAFWLSGIHSGIAEMGDDVFLSRLPSLRGAFAEFSPADRQRLLQVCLSELDERGSNLDSSGASLSSIQEGDSAAITDELGRLREADLAGKSAIDAAYPECRDWLQSFRFDNQSPGEGAPPSISSKTSESSPSQAHRHNDELNLADRWRLIFGLPPESGTPLAMRCASSLDQLYGRGHGEGSRGGLANAPSGMGGGTEAPEPTTAQWAEDLEALFGSDLCQEVLGTAAGNGRSTAIELLDPDTVTPSLELLQQVLSLAGAMPESKVATLRRLARRLTEQLASELAVRLQPAMNGLSSPRPTRRRARKLNLPRTLRDNLANCHRRADGRATIVAEKLMFHSPSKRQMDWHVTFVVDVSASMSASVIYSALVAAVFDALPALSVRFLAFSTEVLDFSEQVADPLSLLLEVQVGGGTDIGLGLRAARAGVTVPSRSIVILVSDFEEGVSVGRMIAEVRELVDAGVKCLGLASLDDSGVARFHQGYAAMMAGAGMPVAAVSPEKLARWVGDQIRGTQQATNPSAGLGGIE; encoded by the coding sequence ATGCAACCGCTTCTCCAATCCCGAACACCTTGGCTGATCGGCGTCCGACATCATTCGGCAGCACTCGCCCGTGCCATGCCCGCAATGTTGAATGACTTCGCACCGGAATGTTTGTTGGTCGAATTGCCAGGCGATCTGCAGGATTGGATCGAACACCTCGCCGATCCACAAACAATCGCCCCCGTCGCAATCTCAGCCGTGCACCCGGAGCATGGTCTGTTTTTCTATCCCTTGGCTGACTTCTCGCCAGAATGGGTGGCAATCCGCTGGGCAAAACAACGCGGGATTCCCGTCGTCGCATGTGATCTGTCGGTCGCTGCAAAATCACAGCTTGCCCACTCGGATTCCGAAGAACCGACAGATGACGTTCCCGGCCCGTTCGAAAATCACGGGCATCACGACGTTGTTACGACTGGACTCGATGAACTGCTCCGTCGCTGTGGAGAGACCGATACCGGTGGCCTTTGGCAACGATTGGTTGAATCGCCTGGCTTTGGTTCGGATCACGAATCGATCCGTCGTGCCGGCCTGATGTTCGGATGGGCAGTGCGTGAGAGTTCGCCAGTCGTTTCGCATCGTGATTTGCTCCGAGAGGCCGCGATGCGAACCGCCATTCGCCAGGCGCCCGCTCACTCCGCTGCCGTCGTGGGTGCATTCCATGCCGCCGCTCTGCTTCCGTCGGTGATCGAATCTTCCGAAGAACAGGACCTACAATTGTTGGATGGTGTTTCGGTTGAATCGAGCGCATCGGTTGGTGTATCGCTCGTGCCTTACTCTTTCGAGCAACTCGATGAACGCAGCGGTTACCCGGCAGGAGTTCGCGATCCCGTCTGGCATCAGCGAATGTTGGAATCATCCACTGCGGAACAGGCCGATGCAGCGTCCGCGGAATTGGTCACCGCCATTTGTCGGCATTTGCGAAAACAAGGACACGTCGCGGGAATGCCCGACGCTTGCGAGTCGCTACGGATGATGCGGGATTTGGCGAGACTTCGTGGTTTGCCCGTTGCAGGTCGTGGCGAGATGGTCGAAGCGATCCAAAGCTGCCTGGTACAAGGTGACTTGATGGGACGCGGTCGCGCCGTTGCGAGTGCTGCTGAATCCGTCTTGATCGGTCATCGAACCGGTTGTGTGACTCCCTTGGCTCCCAGGTGTGGGCTCGCCGTTGAAATCGACGACCAACTCGCGGCGTTGAAACTGCCGGGCCGTGAATCGTTCGGAGAAGACTCCCACCCAACATCCCCCCGCTCATCCAATCGTTATCAACGCGGATCACGTTCACAGCGAGACAGCGAAACGAAAGAGATCAAACTGGATGTGCTCCGCAGCCCTCGTGACCGAGCGCGTGCCGTGGTGCTGCGTCGCTTCAATGCCGCGGGGATTCCCTACGCGGTCCGTGTCGACGAAGTCCAACAGGGACACCGGGAAAACTTAGTCGAGCGATGGCAGATTGGATGGCAACAGGGCACCTCCGCGACCATTGAATCGGTCTCACGATATGGAGTGACATTGCGGCAGGTGGTCGAAGGAATGGTGAGGGCAGTCGGCAAAACTCCTGGCCAATCGGAAGCAGAGGCGGAGACGTTGCCCGCCAACATTTTGCATCGTCTGCAAATCGCGACTCAGTGCGGACTGGTCACGCTGGCTCGCCAAGCATTGCAACAGCTCAGCGGTTCATTCCGTCAGGCAGCGGGTCTGTCTCAGTTAGTGGAAGCAATCACAGTCATCACACAAATTCACGCTGGTCAGGTGCCAGGCCTGCCGTCGGACAAGAACGCCGCCTACCCACCATGGGTCGAGACCTTCGCCTTGCCGGATGCGGAAACGCAAATCAACGAACTTTTGCAAACCTGCCTGCAGCGACTCTCTGGCATCGGTGGATCCAATGATCCCGCCGATGTGATGGCAATCGTCGATCTGCTGGATTGGCTGACCGGCGACTTGCAGGCTGTCACCCTTAGCGGCGATCAAACCAGCACCTCGGAATCATGCCGAGTGCAGATCGCACACTGGTGTCGACGAACCCAACGCACGGGGAGTGATCGCATGCGAGGTGCTGCGGCGGCAGCCTTGTCTCGCTTGGACACATCCCCGGATGATTTCCGTGCAACCGAAACTGGCGACCAATGGACCGCGCTGACGAGAGGCTGGTTGGATTCAACCGGGAACCGCGAAGGTCGCCAGCGTCTTCAATACGCACTCGCCGGTGCGACTCAAGTCTTGCTGCCGCAGATGCAGAGCGACGCCTTTTGGCTGAGTGGAATTCATTCGGGTATCGCCGAGATGGGCGACGACGTTTTCTTGTCGCGGTTGCCTTCCTTGCGGGGTGCGTTCGCTGAGTTTTCCCCAGCCGATCGGCAGCGTTTGCTGCAAGTCTGCTTGTCGGAACTGGACGAACGCGGGTCAAACCTGGATAGCAGTGGCGCGTCGTTGTCCTCCATCCAGGAAGGCGATTCCGCGGCGATCACCGATGAACTGGGACGATTGCGAGAAGCCGACTTGGCGGGAAAAAGTGCGATCGACGCGGCCTACCCCGAGTGCCGCGATTGGTTGCAATCGTTTCGCTTCGACAACCAATCGCCGGGCGAAGGGGCCCCCCCTTCGATCAGTTCCAAGACGTCCGAGAGCTCACCTTCCCAGGCACATCGCCACAACGACGAACTGAATTTGGCCGATCGATGGCGGCTGATCTTTGGATTGCCGCCCGAATCGGGAACACCACTGGCGATGCGATGTGCGTCGTCACTCGATCAGCTTTATGGACGAGGGCATGGGGAAGGCTCTCGTGGCGGTCTAGCCAACGCACCTTCGGGAATGGGTGGCGGCACCGAGGCACCGGAACCAACAACAGCCCAGTGGGCCGAAGACCTCGAGGCTCTGTTTGGTAGCGATTTGTGCCAAGAAGTCTTGGGCACCGCTGCGGGCAACGGACGCTCCACCGCGATCGAACTGCTTGACCCCGACACCGTCACCCCATCTCTCGAACTTTTGCAACAAGTCCTCTCGTTAGCGGGCGCAATGCCCGAGTCCAAGGTCGCTACCCTGAGACGGTTGGCCCGACGTTTGACCGAACAATTGGCTTCCGAGCTTGCGGTGCGACTGCAACCTGCAATGAACGGTCTGTCCTCCCCGCGACCGACACGGCGACGAGCTCGAAAGCTGAACTTGCCCCGCACCCTTCGCGACAACCTTGCCAATTGCCATCGACGAGCCGATGGACGGGCAACCATTGTCGCTGAAAAGCTGATGTTTCACTCGCCGTCGAAACGGCAGATGGATTGGCACGTGACGTTTGTCGTGGATGTCTCAGCGTCCATGTCAGCGTCGGTCATCTACAGCGCGTTGGTGGCAGCCGTGTTCGATGCTCTGCCCGCACTTTCGGTTCGCTTCTTGGCCTTCAGTACCGAAGTGCTCGACTTCAGCGAACAAGTCGCCGATCCCTTGTCGCTGTTGTTGGAAGTCCAGGTCGGCGGAGGCACGGACATCGGGCTGGGGCTTCGAGCGGCACGGGCGGGAGTGACCGTCCCGTCCCGAAGCATCGTGATTCTTGTTTCCGATTTTGAAGAAGGCGTGTCGGTCGGTCGGATGATCGCCGAAGTTCGCGAGCTTGTCGACGCAGGAGTCAAATGCCTTGGCTTGGCATCGCTCGACGACTCCGGAGTGGCACGATTCCATCAAGGTTACGCGGCGATGATGGCGGGTGCGGGCATGCCGGTTGCAGCCGTCAGTCCAGAAAAATTGGCCCGCTGGGTCGGCGACCAAATCCGCGGCACCCAACAAGCAACCAACCCGTCCGCTGGTCTGGGAGGAATCGAGTGA
- a CDS encoding NYN domain-containing protein — translation MPNAHPEGSIALLIDADNAPSSKIEFIISELATYGIVNIRKAYGNWTKRGLEGWINVLHEYAIAPTQCFDLIKGKNATDMALLIDAMDILYTRQVNTFGLVSSDCDFTPLVCRLREDGKQVIGFGRQNSPAPFVLACSHFIYLDEEPTEKAPPKKRRESSVSSLQKNTKLMNTLRTAVKEAADDDGWAELGPVGAHISNQGPFSHRTYGFPKLSDMFDAIDLFEVQKTQQAGPGSVRVRLKR, via the coding sequence ATGCCCAACGCCCATCCCGAAGGTAGCATCGCGTTGCTGATTGATGCTGACAATGCACCGTCCTCCAAGATCGAATTCATCATTTCTGAACTGGCCACCTACGGTATCGTCAACATTCGAAAGGCATACGGGAACTGGACCAAACGAGGCTTGGAAGGTTGGATCAATGTGCTACACGAGTACGCGATCGCACCGACTCAGTGCTTTGATTTGATCAAGGGCAAGAATGCAACCGACATGGCCTTGCTGATTGACGCGATGGACATTCTCTACACGAGACAGGTCAACACCTTCGGATTGGTTTCATCGGATTGCGACTTCACGCCGCTGGTCTGCCGTTTGCGGGAAGATGGCAAGCAAGTCATCGGATTTGGACGTCAGAACTCGCCTGCACCATTTGTCTTGGCCTGCAGCCACTTCATCTACTTGGACGAAGAACCCACCGAGAAAGCGCCGCCCAAAAAGAGGCGGGAAAGTTCGGTATCGTCGCTGCAAAAGAACACGAAGCTCATGAACACGCTTCGAACCGCGGTGAAGGAAGCCGCCGATGACGATGGTTGGGCGGAACTCGGACCGGTCGGAGCTCATATCTCGAACCAAGGTCCCTTCAGTCATCGAACCTATGGGTTCCCCAAACTCAGTGACATGTTCGATGCAATCGATCTATTCGAAGTTCAAAAGACCCAGCAAGCCGGGCCAGGATCGGTACGAGTCCGATTGAAAAGATAG
- a CDS encoding TetR/AcrR family transcriptional regulator — protein sequence MYWQRARQPGQKAERVAAILEAAATLFDEKELADISMRDVAATAGLGKASLYHYFNTKEEVFISLYREELNDWLLDVESRLKRLRSPTPKRIAKSLTEAIRSRDRFCRLTVVLASVLERNLTTDFLREFKRSLLPSLERCVAAIQSVQPNMSAAAVQEFIIQHHAVIAGLWPLAHPSEQVSTLMQEEEFRGHQVDFHRLFESTIRQLIQPQ from the coding sequence ATGTACTGGCAAAGGGCGCGACAACCGGGCCAAAAGGCGGAGCGTGTTGCGGCCATCCTGGAGGCCGCAGCCACGCTCTTTGATGAGAAAGAGCTCGCTGACATCTCGATGCGTGATGTGGCTGCCACGGCGGGACTGGGCAAGGCAAGCCTTTACCACTACTTCAACACGAAGGAAGAGGTTTTCATCAGCCTGTACCGCGAAGAACTCAACGATTGGTTGCTCGACGTCGAAAGCCGTCTGAAACGACTTCGTTCCCCCACGCCAAAACGAATCGCGAAATCGCTGACGGAGGCGATTCGAAGTCGCGACCGCTTCTGTCGCTTGACGGTCGTTCTGGCGTCCGTGCTGGAACGCAATTTAACAACGGACTTCCTTCGAGAATTCAAGCGATCCCTCCTTCCTTCGCTCGAACGATGCGTGGCGGCCATCCAATCGGTTCAGCCAAACATGTCGGCTGCTGCCGTGCAGGAATTCATCATTCAGCATCATGCCGTGATCGCCGGACTTTGGCCGCTTGCTCACCCGTCCGAGCAAGTATCAACGCTCATGCAAGAAGAAGAGTTTCGAGGCCATCAGGTCGACTTTCATCGCTTATTCGAATCGACGATTCGCCAGTTGATTCAGCCTCAATAG
- a CDS encoding SDR family oxidoreductase: protein MPTEKHFGPQGWTPDRIGSLQGKTYVITGANAGAGFEATRALLSKGAKVVMMNRNADKSAAAIETLKREFGRDADVTFVRLDLAVLDSVREAASELLDTVPQIDALICNAAIAQVAKQEITVDGFESQLGVNHFGHFLLCGLLFDWIEQSHGRIVVVGSNAYKMGLKKIQFEDLNFDKNYTAWNAYAQSKLAQMMFAYELQRRVEASSKHVQVRVCHPGASRTNLLNDTASLPMKMLWKVISPFIAQSAERGSWPEVMCATEDGLKPQALYGPTKRAETVGPVGECPLEPLALNQEAATQLWSVSEQKVALTWSP from the coding sequence ATGCCCACCGAAAAACATTTTGGCCCGCAAGGCTGGACGCCCGACCGAATCGGATCACTCCAAGGCAAAACCTATGTCATCACCGGTGCCAATGCTGGTGCGGGATTCGAGGCGACTCGTGCATTGCTGTCCAAAGGCGCGAAGGTGGTGATGATGAACCGCAACGCCGACAAGTCAGCCGCAGCCATCGAAACCTTGAAACGGGAATTTGGCAGGGACGCCGACGTGACCTTTGTGCGTTTGGATTTAGCAGTGCTGGATTCGGTCCGAGAAGCGGCTTCGGAACTACTCGATACGGTCCCTCAAATCGATGCACTCATTTGCAACGCCGCGATCGCCCAGGTGGCCAAACAAGAGATCACCGTGGACGGTTTTGAAAGCCAACTTGGCGTGAACCACTTCGGGCACTTCTTGCTGTGCGGACTGCTGTTCGATTGGATCGAACAATCGCATGGACGCATCGTCGTCGTCGGCAGCAACGCCTACAAAATGGGCTTGAAGAAGATCCAATTCGAAGACTTGAATTTCGACAAAAACTACACCGCGTGGAACGCGTACGCGCAGAGCAAGTTGGCTCAAATGATGTTCGCCTACGAGCTTCAGCGACGCGTGGAAGCGTCCAGCAAGCACGTTCAGGTTCGGGTTTGCCATCCCGGTGCATCGCGAACGAATTTGCTCAACGATACCGCCAGTTTGCCGATGAAGATGTTGTGGAAAGTGATCTCTCCCTTCATCGCCCAATCCGCAGAAAGAGGCTCATGGCCCGAAGTCATGTGCGCCACCGAAGACGGCCTGAAACCTCAAGCCTTGTACGGTCCCACCAAGAGAGCCGAAACCGTAGGCCCCGTCGGGGAATGCCCGCTCGAACCTCTCGCCCTGAACCAAGAAGCCGCCACCCAACTCTGGTCAGTCTCCGAGCAAAAGGTCGCCCTCACCTGGTCGCCCTAG
- a CDS encoding serine/threonine protein kinase has translation MMLSLSSTDIQLPSPRPHGLAKYRDLTEMARGGNGVLYAAYDQIVGRTVVLKMLLPEHRLDRGFRRRLLREARVTAQLEHPGTVPVHEIGEDEEYGIYYAMKRISGENFFSVLRQLGKGDEKVAAAFPLHRRIEIVRDTCQTLVFAHAAGVIHRDVKPENIWVGNFGEVTLLDWGSAKVWGAPTLDDGRYAVTSTPHNESSHAPPSESASMSKVKHEEHTYELPTLTPANLLIGTPTYMSPEQIANRDIDERSDVFSVGVCLYEAMAVAEPFRGKDRNETFENICMRQPTPPSERSPNQHIPKEADRIVFKAIAKQTASRYQTMRELIADLDELLLIVRQEETE, from the coding sequence ATGATGCTTTCACTCTCCAGCACTGACATTCAGCTTCCATCGCCACGTCCGCATGGACTGGCCAAGTACCGCGACCTCACCGAAATGGCTCGCGGCGGCAACGGAGTGTTGTATGCCGCCTACGACCAAATCGTGGGCCGCACCGTGGTGCTTAAGATGTTGTTGCCGGAACACCGATTGGACCGCGGATTCCGGCGTCGTCTGCTCCGCGAAGCGCGGGTGACAGCACAACTGGAACACCCCGGTACGGTGCCTGTGCACGAGATCGGCGAGGACGAGGAATATGGAATTTATTATGCGATGAAGCGGATCTCAGGAGAGAATTTTTTCTCCGTGCTTCGCCAGCTTGGGAAGGGCGACGAGAAGGTCGCCGCTGCGTTTCCGTTGCACCGACGGATCGAGATCGTTCGAGACACCTGTCAAACGCTCGTGTTCGCACACGCGGCGGGTGTGATTCATCGGGATGTCAAACCGGAAAACATTTGGGTGGGTAACTTCGGTGAAGTCACGCTGTTGGATTGGGGCTCAGCCAAGGTTTGGGGTGCCCCGACTCTCGATGATGGTCGCTATGCAGTGACGTCTACTCCACACAACGAAAGCAGTCATGCGCCGCCGAGTGAGTCGGCCTCGATGTCGAAGGTCAAACACGAGGAACATACGTATGAGCTGCCAACGTTGACACCAGCCAATTTGTTGATCGGTACTCCGACCTACATGTCACCGGAACAGATTGCCAATCGAGACATTGACGAACGCAGCGACGTGTTTTCGGTGGGAGTTTGTTTGTACGAAGCCATGGCGGTTGCGGAGCCATTTCGTGGCAAGGATCGCAATGAAACGTTTGAGAACATCTGCATGCGTCAACCGACTCCACCGAGTGAACGCTCGCCCAATCAACACATTCCCAAGGAAGCTGACCGGATCGTCTTCAAAGCGATCGCGAAACAAACGGCGAGTCGGTATCAAACGATGCGAGAACTGATTGCTGACCTGGACGAGTTGCTGCTGATCGTCCGGCAAGAAGAGACCGAGTGA